One Helianthus annuus cultivar XRQ/B chromosome 12, HanXRQr2.0-SUNRISE, whole genome shotgun sequence genomic region harbors:
- the LOC110894942 gene encoding uncharacterized protein LOC110894942 encodes MKEQTDDVSLSVKDSTVTVDSTSTDVKIDDVMVDVVSADVKEDLERETVTRDLAMEDVAVVKEVSDDRVESRVGNSEKVEVVVSEESVEVVKEVIESDCDDKKSGIGSVVGGSKTVSEPLSKEVEAGGGDVEVSESVVVVAGEEKTQKETEVLGLLKNPAEDGVNNQSLLTEVVDGGTGEDNVHVSNINMENQAGVESVDQTNKESFQSTVEATTNGNSKMAVEIQDSTKILESEESKMDDEKAENLDQKAEVDQMSKEDSTQSTTEVRTDNVLKSEDSKMDDEPQVTEEEVAVKDKTEDLEKGLTKETVDQPTGSVQEMADGDHVMNEKTVKDSVLTLSKISRAVTMASLGLEDDDVVIVDEGSDGKHETQDSVSVELSLVCPDNQGLTTAVGNAKTGEVDQKVEVGSTSKDENTYATKVIDEVTTVHKELVSHVQVLTDGGISVTNQSMKDNDVADSSKVVETDMEPVIIGGDTNNIQENQDSTVGVPNTEFSYEEVHMDRGEDAGMDIDEVLGWKDEIPSVQEDEQKADPTNLSNIEEQVTESLKHSRVSLQQSHYFHPAEREGEFSVSDLVWGKVRSHPWWPGQIFDSSDASEKAMKYHKKDCFLVAYFGDRTFGWNDSTALKPFREYFSQIEREMNSEAFNKAVHCALVEVSRRVELGLTCSCIPHDIYENIKCKMVENSGIKQESSRIQCLDKSASVNSFEPDKLVDYVRLLATVPYGESDKMELTMAKAQLSSYGRYKGHRQLAEFQLCGDLLEAEQVIKDEIYSEDGSKNRKALDSIPDGLEKRPLKGEPADNLAGNSVPVQSSGNQADMLSQLHLAAQDPMKGHSFVNNVIPFFKGHRAAVVSKSKKRKASNENELDEFEIDDVNDSYWTDRIIQNHPEEQVPQANNNITGGHQVVVYEQENPPVKPTRRSNKKRFFNSNHEIEANEQSELIFRRKQNLATEVLMKFAGGIYFPSEVHLNKMFRRFGPLMESETEVDRQSGRARVVFKKCSDAEVAHSSAGKFNIFGSISVTYELNYTPMISYKPLPLPVAQDPPHAC; translated from the exons ATGAAAGAACAAACGGATGATGTGTCGTTGAGTGTTAAGGACTCTACTGTCACTGTTGATTCTACTTCAACTGATGTGAAAATTGATGATGTGATGGTAGATGTTGTAAGTGCTGATGTGAAAGAAgacttagagagagaaacagtGACTCGCGATCTGGCTATGGAAGATGTTGCTGTGGTTAAAGAAGTTAGTGATGATCGGGTTGAAAGTAGAGTTGGTAATTCGGAGAAAGTTGAGGTGGTGGTGAGTGAGGAGAGTGTGGAGGTAGTTAAAGAGGTTATTGAGTCGGATTGTGATGATAAGAAGTCTGGAATTGGGTCGGTGGTTGGAGGTTCTAAAACGGTTTCTGAGCCGTTAAGTAAAGAGGTTGAAGCTGGTGGAGGTGATGTTGAGGTGAGTGAATCGGTTGTGGTAGTGGCTGGTGAAGAGAAAACTCAAAAAGAAACCGAGGTTTTGGGTTTGTTGAAGAATCCAGCTGAAGATGGTGTTAATAATCAAAGTTTATTGACCGAGGTGGTCGATGGAGGAACGGGTGAAGATAATGTCCATGTAAGCAATATAAACATGGAGAATCAAGCCGGAGTTGAGTCAGTTGACCAAACAAACAAGGAGAGTTTTCAGTCAACAGTTGAAGCTACAACAAATGGTAATTCCAAAATGGCTGTTGAGATTCAAGATTCCACGAAGATTCTGGAGTCTGAAGAATCTAAGATGGATGATGAAAAAGCTGAAAATTTGGACCAGAAAGCTGAAGTTGATCAAATGAGCAAAGAAGATAGTACACAATCAACAACAGAAGTAAGAACAGATAATGTTTTAAAATCTGAGGATTCTAAGATGGATGACGAACCTCAAGTTACTGAGGAAGAAGTTGCTGTAAAAGATAAAACGGAGGATCTAGAAAAAGGTTTGACCAAGGAGACTGTTGACCAACCTACGGGTTCGGTTCAAGAAATGGCTGATGGAGACCATGTGATGAATGAAAAGACTGTAAAAGATAGTGTTTTAACTTTATCAAAGATTTCACGTGCAGTTACTATGGCTAGTCTTGGATTAGAGGACGATGATGTGGTGATTGTAGATGAGGGTTCGGATGGGAAACATGAAACTCAAGATAGTGTTTCTGTGGAACTGAGTTTGGTTTGTCCTGATAATCAAGGTTTAACGACTGCAGTAGGTAATGCGAAAACAGGTGAAGTTGACCAGAAAGTTGAAGTTGGCTCAACAAGTAAAGATGAGAATACGTACGCAACCAAAGTAATTGATGAAGTGACAACTGTACATAAAGAACTGGTTTCCCATGTGCAAGTTTTAACTGATGGTGGGATTTCGGTCACAAATCAGAGTATGAAAGACAATGATGTGGCAGATAGCTCTAAAGTTGTAGAAACAGACATGGAACCTGTAATTATTGGTGGTGATACAAATAATATTCAAGAAAATCAAGATTCCACAGTAGGAGTTCCAAACACAGAGTTTTCATATGAAGAAGTTCACATGGATAGAGGAGAGGATGCAGGGATGGACATTGATGAGGTACTCGGTTGGAAAGATGAAATACCCTCCGTGCAAGAAGACGAGCAAAAGGCGGACCCCACTAATCTCTCAAATATTGAAGAGCAAGTAACAGAATCACTAAAGCATAGTCGCGTTTCATTGCAGCAATCACATTATTTCCATCCAGCTGAACGTGAAGGTGAGTTCTCGGTTTCAGATTTGGTGTGGGGTAAAGTCAGGAGTCATCCCTGGTGGCCGGGGCAAATATTTGACTCTTCTGATGCATCGGAAAAAGCAATGAAGTATCATAAAAAAGATTGCTTTTTGGTAGCATATTTTGGAGACCGGACTTTTGGTTGGAACGATTCAACAGCCTTGAAGCCGTTTCGGGAATATTTTTCCCAAATAGAAAGAGAGATGAACTCAGAAGCTTTTAATAAGGCAGTCCATTGTGCTTTGGTAGAAGTGTCGAGACGGGTAGAATTAGGACTCACGTGCTCCTGCATTCCTCATGACATATATGAAAATATCAAATGTAAGATGGTAGAGAATTCCGGAATCAAGCAAGAATCGAGTAGAATACAATGTTTAGACAAATCTGCAAGTGTAAACTCGTTTGAGCCCGATAAACTTGTGGACTATGTGAGACTACTTGCAACGGTTCCATATGGTGAAAGTGATAAAATGGAACTCACAATGGCTAAGGCTCAGTTATCATCGTATGGTCGGTATAAAGGGCATCGGCAGTTGGCTGAGTTTCAGTTATGTGGAGATTTGTTGGAAGCTGAACAAGTGATTAAAGATGAAATATATTCTGAAGATGGTTCGAAAAACCGTAAGGCTCTTGATTCCATTCCTGACGGTTTAGAGAAACGACCATTAAAGGGTGAACCGGCTGACAACTTAGCCGGAAACAGTGTTCCTGTTCAGAGCTCGGGGAATCAAGCAGATATGCTATCACAACTTCACTTGGCTGCACAGGATCCAATGAAAGGACACAGTTTCGTGAATAACGTAATCCCGTTTTTTAAAGGTCACAGAGCAGCTGTTGTAAGCAAGTCTAAGAAGAGAAAAGCATCAAACGAAAATGAATTGGACGAGTTTGAAATTGATGACGTTAATGATTCCTATTGGACGGACAGGATCATTCAGAACCATCCCGAAGAGCAGGTACCGCAAGCGAATAACAATATAACTGGAGGACATCAAGTTGTAGTTTATGAACAAGAAAATCCACCTGTAAAACCGACCCGTAGATCAAACAAAAAGCGTTTCTTTAATAGTAATCATGAAATAGAGGCGAATGAACAATCAGAGCTTATATTTAGAAGGAAGCAAAATTTGGCAACAGAAGTTTTAATGAAGTTTGCAGGTGGAATTTACTTTCCTTCAGAAGTCCATTTAAATAAAATGTTTAGACGGTTCGGGCCGTTAATGGAATCAGAAACTGAAGTTGATAGGCAGAGTGGTCGGGCTCGAGTGGTGTTTAAAAAATGTTCTGATGCTGAAGTTGCTCATAGTAGTGCTGGAAAATTCAACATCTTTGGTTCCATTAGTGTAACTTATGAGCTTAATTACACACCAATGATCTCATATAAGCCATTGCCCCTTCCCGTGGCACAAGATCCACCACATGCATG CTGA